The Amblyomma americanum isolate KBUSLIRL-KWMA chromosome 3, ASM5285725v1, whole genome shotgun sequence genome window below encodes:
- the LOC144123482 gene encoding phospholipid scramblase 1-like has translation MGQFIYNIIEDSTFLSRYCCGPRRCFEMDVLDYRNVPVMHFVRPLRCVHCFGCCCLQEMEVQAPPGTPVAYVLQECSVCYPVFRICNRNKQRVLSIIGPICTHSLPCKLDIDFQVLSTNNIVIGKITKQFSGVVKEFFTNADVFGVTFPLDMDVHLKAALIASTMLVDYTFFEEKDLDKARAMVK, from the exons ATGGGGCAGTTCATATACAACATCATTGAAG ATTCCACCTTCCTTTCTCGGTATTGCTGTGGCCCAAGGCGTTGCTTCGAGATGGACGTCCTAGACTACAGGAATGTTCCCGTCATGCATTTCGTGCGGCCTCTGAGGTGCGTGCACTGTTTCGGGTGCTGCTGTTTGCAG GAGATGGAAGTCCAGGCCCCTCCAGGAACGCCCGTCGCTTACGTGTTGCAAGAATGCTCCGTCTGCTATCCTGTCTTCAGAATTTGCAACAGAAATAAGCAACGAGTGCTGAGCATTATTGGCCCCATTTGCACTCACAGCCTCCCCTGCAAACTCGACATCGATTTCCAG GTTTTATCAACAAACAACATCGTCATAGGAAAAATCACCAAGCAGTTCAGCGGAGTTGTGAAGGAGTTCTTCACGAACGCTGACGTTTTCGGTGTCACTTTCCCCCTGGACATGGACGTGCACTTGAAAGCGGCTCTCATCGCCTCGACCATGCTCGTC GACTACACGTTTTTCGAAGAAAAGGACCTAGACAAGGCGCGTGCAATGGTAAaatga